CTATGCGATTCCTGCCCTGCGTGGTGGCGGTGAGTATGGTAAGGCATGGCATATTGCGGGCACCCAGCAGCAGAAACAGAATGTGTTCGATGACTTCATCGCTGCGGGCGAATACTTGATTGAAGCCGGATATACAAGTAAAGAGAAACTCGCTATTCGCGGCGGGTCTAATGGCGGTCTCCTCGTCGGTGCTTGCCTGACACAGCGTCCAGACTTATTCAAAGTGGCACTGCCAGCGGTCGGGGTGCTAGATATGCTGCGTTATCACACCTTTACGGCGGGCGAAGGCTGGGCATATGACTATGGTACGTCAGCGCAATCGCCGGAGATGTTCCAATATCTCTTGGGTTACTCACCGGTTCACAATGTAAAGCCCGGTGTTGAGTACCCAGCCACCATGGTCACAACGGCCGACCACGATGACCGTGTTGTTCCGGCACATAGCTACAAGTTTATCGCTGAACTGCAACGCCACCAGCAAGGTGAAAACCCGACCTTTATCCGCATTGATGTGAATGCGGGCCACGGTGCGGGTATGCCAGTCAGCATGTTATTAGATCAAATTGCTGATCTTTATGCCTTTACACTCCACAACATGGGTGTCAAGTCGCTTTAAAATCTACTGCCTAGAGATGATTGCCCACTGCTTGCAGTGGGCTTTTTTTACATCTGTCCTTAGTGCTTTGTTTAATACGCATACGAATAGAACATTAACCCCACTTAAGTACTTGCCAATCATGACGATCCTGCTGATCTCGATACGCGATTAAACGTGGACAAGGGTTAATGAGGCGTACGACATCGGCATGTAAGCAAAGAGGTAAATCATTAATCGAATCCGTATAGAAATGCACCTCTTCATAGTCGTCTGACTGAGCACTTCGCCACGCTTCAAGCCGCGTGACTTTCCCCTCTCGATAACTGGCAATACCCTCAATGATGGGTTGATAACATTCCGCCTTTTCGACCAGTTCAACACCAATGGCATGCTCAATACCGAGACGTTTAGCGACGCGTTCCACAATAAATGTGACAGTGGCAGAGATAATGATCATGGGCAGGCGATCTGCCTTTAACTGGGCAATCAAAGTTAACGCCTGCGGAAAAACGGCAGGTATGATCCGCGTTTCCACACACTCATCCACAAGTGCAGTTATCGCCGCTTTCGAGAGATGCATTAAGGGGGGAATAGCGAACTCGAGGTAGGCCGTCATCGACATCTCACCGCGCGCATACTGCGCCATCATTGCTTGATCGGTCTCTAAGAAGCCGGGTGTCGTTACGACACCTTTGTCGACAAGGAAACAATTCCACTCTTTGGCACAATCGAGATTAACGAGCGTTTCGTCCATATCAAATACATACAAAGGTTTCTTCATACTAGGCACTTACCGGTTGAATTTCATTTAGGTTAAAGAGCAGTTCAAGTTGACTACCCACTTCAAAAAGGCGCTCCGAAGAGCGATTAAGCAGATCAACCGTCAGCGGCACACTGTCCAACTCCACACTATAACGAATCACATTACCGAGCAGTTGTGAGTGCGTAATCGTCGCGAGCTTAGGCGCTGAAATATGACTGGGATAATCTCGCCCTACCTCTCTGACATAAATAGATTCCGGGCGTATCGCCACTTTGCTATTCGCTTGAACCTGAAACTGACGCTGCGCAAAGTCCGCGTCCAGTAAGTTATAGTGCCCCATAAATCCGGCAACAAACTCATTCACGGGTTGGGTATAAATCGATTCAGGGCTACCTTGTTGCACGATTTCACCTTGATTCATCAAAAATATCCGGTCGGACATCATCATCGCTTCTTCTTGATCATGCGTGACAAAAACCGTCGTCAGGTTCAAGGATTTTTGAATGTCTCGAATCTGTTGGCGAAGGTGTTTACGAATTTTTGCATCGAGGGCAGAGAGCGGTTCGTCGAGGAGCAAAGTACGTGGTTTCACGACCAAGGCTCTTGCCAGCGCGACACGTTGCCGTTGACCACCGGAAAGCTGGCTAGGGTATTGATGCGCTTTGCCTTCAAGGGCAACCAAGTCAATCACTTCAGCCACCGCTTCTTTTATCGCTCGAGCAGGTAGCTTCTGCATTTTTAAACCAAACGCAATGTTGTCTTCGACGGTCATATTAGGAAATAGCGCATAAGACTGAAAAACCATCCCAATATTGCGCTGCTGTGGTGCCGTCGTCGTGATGTTCTCTCCATCAACGTAAATCTCGCCGCCATCAACCGCTTCCAATCCCGCTAAGCTTCGCAGTAGTGTCGATTTCCCACACCCACTTGGCCCCAACAGGGTAATGAACTCACCTTTTTCAATTTCAAACTGAATATCTTCAAAAACTTGATTACTGCCATAACTTTTCGACAGTTGAGAGACAGTGACATAACTCATTGTTTCGCCCCCAAGCGAGTTGCCAGCCAAGTCATCACGAAGACAAACAAGAAGTAAGTCATCACTAACGCAGAGGTAAAGTGACCGCTAACTTGACGCATGTTGTAAAGATAAATCTGCAAGGTTTCGAACCGAGTTCCGACCAAGATGTTGGCGAAGACGAATTCACCCAGCAGAAATGAGAAAGACAAGAACAAAGATGCCAACAGTCCTTTTTTTAAGTTTGGTACGATGACCAACCAAAACGCGCGCGGTGTTGATGCCCCTAATAAATGCGCCGCATCCATCAGATCACGTAAATGAATGGCTGCAAAGTTATTCGCAATGGCCCGATACATAAACGGCAGTGCGATAGTGAAATACGTACCGATCAATATCCAAGGCGTGCCGACCAAAGGCACTACGCTATCCGCATAGATTTGTAGCAAACCAACCGAAGACACGACAGGTGGCACCGCAAAGGGCAACAGAATGAGAACATTCATCACTTTATCGAGCTTGGGGAAATAGTAAAAGACGACAAAGATCATCGGTAATACCACCACCACACTCAATAACAAAGCCATCGTACAGATCAGCAGAGAGCGGCCAAATGCCATGAGGAAGCGTTGATCCGTTATCAGGTTGGCATACCACTTCAGCGTAAAGCCTTCAGGAAGAATCGTTGCGCCCCACTGCGATGAAAATGAATAGAGCAACGTCGCTACGATAGGAACTAGCATGATTGTCACAATGCCATACACCACCACCTTGTGTCCCCAATGTACGCGAGTGTTTGTCTGTGAAAAATTAGGCTTTGCCATGATAACTCCTTGCGACCAACCACTGGTTAACCACTGTCACAATGGCCAATAGCACCATGAGTAAAACGGAAATAGCCGCAGCCAAGTTGGGCTCTAAAAACAGATCCCCCGACACTAAGCTCGCAATCCTCACCGTCACCACATTGTAATTGCCATTGGTTAAGGCATAGACGCTGGCATAAGCCCCCACGGCATTGGCAATCAAAATAATGAATGTGC
This DNA window, taken from Thaumasiovibrio subtropicus, encodes the following:
- a CDS encoding HAD family hydrolase, with translation MKKPLYVFDMDETLVNLDCAKEWNCFLVDKGVVTTPGFLETDQAMMAQYARGEMSMTAYLEFAIPPLMHLSKAAITALVDECVETRIIPAVFPQALTLIAQLKADRLPMIIISATVTFIVERVAKRLGIEHAIGVELVEKAECYQPIIEGIASYREGKVTRLEAWRSAQSDDYEEVHFYTDSINDLPLCLHADVVRLINPCPRLIAYRDQQDRHDWQVLKWG
- a CDS encoding ABC transporter ATP-binding protein, whose protein sequence is MSYVTVSQLSKSYGSNQVFEDIQFEIEKGEFITLLGPSGCGKSTLLRSLAGLEAVDGGEIYVDGENITTTAPQQRNIGMVFQSYALFPNMTVEDNIAFGLKMQKLPARAIKEAVAEVIDLVALEGKAHQYPSQLSGGQRQRVALARALVVKPRTLLLDEPLSALDAKIRKHLRQQIRDIQKSLNLTTVFVTHDQEEAMMMSDRIFLMNQGEIVQQGSPESIYTQPVNEFVAGFMGHYNLLDADFAQRQFQVQANSKVAIRPESIYVREVGRDYPSHISAPKLATITHSQLLGNVIRYSVELDSVPLTVDLLNRSSERLFEVGSQLELLFNLNEIQPVSA
- a CDS encoding ABC transporter permease, with protein sequence MAKPNFSQTNTRVHWGHKVVVYGIVTIMLVPIVATLLYSFSSQWGATILPEGFTLKWYANLITDQRFLMAFGRSLLICTMALLLSVVVVLPMIFVVFYYFPKLDKVMNVLILLPFAVPPVVSSVGLLQIYADSVVPLVGTPWILIGTYFTIALPFMYRAIANNFAAIHLRDLMDAAHLLGASTPRAFWLVIVPNLKKGLLASLFLSFSFLLGEFVFANILVGTRFETLQIYLYNMRQVSGHFTSALVMTYFLFVFVMTWLATRLGAKQ